The following coding sequences lie in one Aquabacterium olei genomic window:
- a CDS encoding FAD-dependent oxidoreductase yields the protein MSSSPLAPGQRIGIAGAGVLGRLLAWHLSRLAHDVSVFDPADAPLPAFDGRGAAGFTAAGMLSPLAELDAAEPDVAGRGWHSIPRWAAVSAELGRRVQPAPHMARLGSLMVAHGPDLGAARRVLARLDQPMPGQPAWALPKPLGATALAELEPGLHGSSGPLHAWWLPGEGHLDTVAMMQALHDDAAAVRWQWRMPVARVEPGALHLADGTVHRFDLVIDARGTGARPALPVRGVRGEVVWLHAPGLGLQRPVRLLHPRHRVYIVPRPGERVLVGASELETEDRSPMSLRTAVELMAAAHSVIPALAEARILRLDTNLRPALPDNRPEVQVRDGLVRLNGLYRHGWLLAPSVVDDALAQMGCPPLPVDDTPSPDRIM from the coding sequence ATGTCCTCATCCCCCTTGGCGCCGGGCCAGCGCATCGGCATTGCCGGCGCCGGCGTGCTGGGCCGGCTGCTGGCGTGGCACCTGTCACGGCTGGCTCATGACGTGAGCGTGTTCGACCCGGCTGACGCCCCCCTGCCGGCATTCGACGGACGCGGCGCGGCGGGCTTCACCGCCGCGGGCATGCTCAGCCCGCTGGCCGAACTGGACGCCGCCGAGCCCGATGTGGCGGGCCGCGGCTGGCACAGCATTCCGCGGTGGGCCGCGGTGTCCGCCGAGCTGGGCCGGCGGGTGCAGCCCGCGCCGCACATGGCCCGGCTGGGCAGCCTGATGGTGGCCCACGGGCCCGACCTGGGCGCGGCGCGGCGCGTGCTGGCCCGGCTGGACCAGCCCATGCCCGGGCAACCGGCATGGGCGCTGCCGAAGCCGCTCGGCGCCACGGCGCTCGCGGAGCTCGAGCCCGGCCTGCATGGCAGCAGCGGCCCGCTGCATGCGTGGTGGCTGCCGGGCGAGGGGCACCTCGACACCGTGGCCATGATGCAGGCGTTGCACGACGATGCGGCGGCCGTGCGCTGGCAATGGCGGATGCCGGTGGCCCGTGTCGAGCCGGGCGCCCTGCACCTGGCAGACGGCACCGTGCACCGCTTCGATCTGGTCATCGATGCACGCGGCACCGGGGCCCGGCCGGCACTGCCCGTGCGCGGGGTGCGCGGCGAAGTGGTGTGGCTGCACGCCCCTGGCCTGGGGCTGCAACGGCCGGTGCGCCTGCTGCACCCTCGCCACCGGGTCTACATCGTGCCGAGGCCGGGCGAGCGCGTGCTGGTCGGCGCGAGCGAGCTGGAAACGGAAGACCGCTCGCCGATGTCGCTGCGCACGGCAGTCGAACTGATGGCCGCCGCGCACAGCGTGATCCCCGCGCTGGCCGAGGCCCGCATCCTGCGGCTGGACACCAACCTGCGCCCCGCCCTGCCGGACAACCGCCCCGAGGTGCAGGTGCGAGACGGGCTGGTGCGGCTCAACGGTCTGTACCGCCACGGCTGGCTGCTGGCCCCGTCGGTGGTGGACGACGCCCTGGCCCAGATGGGATGCCCGCCTCTGCCGGTGGACGACACCCCTTCACCCGACAGGATCATGTGA
- a CDS encoding AtaL-like protein, with product MRFEHLIEINSPDPVFGAAMPPFTRAQLWRGLMQRVKAPQRFPNGPEGCDWHEPAAGVIARTLRFGPHTLTDRVQLDAEESLVFTPEAHGETAPIRLTIRIEEPQPRQMVLRFIYEALAEQTQEEAYYNDYRHSAWLHNDRDMVITLREWLETGQLNPLSS from the coding sequence ATGCGATTCGAACACCTCATCGAGATCAACTCGCCCGACCCGGTCTTCGGCGCCGCCATGCCGCCCTTCACGCGCGCGCAACTGTGGCGCGGCCTGATGCAGCGGGTGAAAGCGCCCCAGCGCTTCCCGAACGGGCCCGAGGGGTGTGACTGGCACGAGCCGGCGGCCGGCGTGATCGCGCGCACCCTGCGCTTCGGGCCCCACACGCTGACGGACCGGGTGCAGCTGGACGCCGAGGAGAGCCTGGTGTTCACCCCCGAAGCCCACGGCGAAACGGCCCCCATCCGCCTGACCATCCGCATCGAAGAGCCCCAGCCCCGCCAGATGGTGCTGCGCTTCATCTACGAGGCCCTGGCCGAGCAGACCCAGGAAGAGGCGTACTACAACGACTACCGCCACAGCGCCTGGTTGCACAACGACCGCGACATGGTCATCACCTTGCGCGAGTGGCTGGAAACGGGCCAGCTCAACCCGCTGTCGAGCTGA
- a CDS encoding DUF4442 domain-containing protein yields MTRPNQLARTLARFDALPTALRVRLVSLVLGRIVPLVGTAGLRFEEVSARRVVVGIRNRRPVQNHIQGVHAAGMALLAETATGFSVGMHLPDDKLPLIKTMQIDYLRRAQGDLRAEAHLSEEQIALMHAQDKGEVTVAVRITDAAGETPIEARMVWAWVPKARR; encoded by the coding sequence ATGACCCGTCCCAACCAGCTTGCCCGCACACTGGCCCGTTTCGATGCCCTGCCGACCGCGCTGCGGGTGCGGCTGGTCAGCCTCGTGCTCGGGCGCATTGTTCCGCTCGTCGGCACGGCGGGGTTGCGCTTCGAAGAGGTGAGCGCCCGGCGGGTGGTCGTCGGCATCCGCAACCGCCGGCCGGTGCAGAACCACATCCAGGGTGTGCATGCGGCCGGCATGGCGCTGCTGGCTGAAACCGCCACGGGCTTCAGTGTCGGCATGCACCTGCCCGATGACAAACTGCCCCTGATCAAGACGATGCAGATCGACTACCTGCGCCGCGCCCAGGGCGACCTGCGCGCGGAGGCCCACCTCAGTGAAGAGCAGATCGCGCTGATGCACGCGCAGGACAAGGGCGAGGTGACGGTGGCCGTGCGCATCACCGACGCCGCCGGCGAGACCCCGATCGAGGCCCGCATGGTCTGGGCCTGGGTTCCCAAGGCCCGGCGCTGA
- the thiS gene encoding sulfur carrier protein ThiS — protein sequence MSHSDELTIHTDRGPLTLRAGSTLADAVDLVLAGTDRDPASVATAVNGGFVPRDARARHVLADGDAVLCFSPITGG from the coding sequence ATGAGCCACTCAGATGAACTGACCATCCACACCGACCGCGGCCCGCTGACGCTGCGGGCAGGCAGCACGCTGGCCGATGCGGTCGACCTCGTGCTGGCGGGCACTGACCGCGACCCGGCCAGCGTGGCCACCGCCGTCAACGGCGGCTTCGTCCCGCGCGACGCCCGCGCCCGCCATGTCCTGGCCGACGGCGATGCCGTGCTGTGCTTCTCCCCGATCACCGGAGGCTGA
- the thiC gene encoding phosphomethylpyrimidine synthase ThiC: MNAPDPAVALDTLNELTRLTREPLPASRKVYVEGSHPGVRVPMREVSLTNGEAVTLYDCSGPYTDPAVAIDVTKGLPPVREAAVVARGDTELYAGRSVQAMDDGLLPGERHDARMAALREAAAGLQRQPRRAKAGHNVSQMHYARRGIITPEMEFVALRENQRRLDLAEDWRSKYGADAEREARLRGNPMGAMIPREITPEFVRDEVARGRAVIPANINHTELEPMIIGRNFLVKINANIGNSAVTSSIEEEVEKLVWSIRWGGDTVMDLSTGKHIHTTRDWIVRNSPVPIGTVPIYQALEKVGGVAEDLTWEIFRDTLIEQAEQGVDYFTIHAGLRLHHIPMTAKRRTGIVSRGGSILAKWCIAHHQENFLYTRFEEICEIMKAYDVTFSLGDGLRPGCLSDANDEAQFAELKTLGELTQIAWKHDVQTIIEGPGHVPMHMIQANMDEQLKHCAEAPFYTLGPLTIDIAPGYDHIASAIGAAMIGWMGTAMLCYVTPKEHLGLPNRDDVKQGLIAYKIAAHAADVAKGHPGARARDDALSQARFDFRWQDQFNLGLDPETARDFHDETLPKDAAKVAHFCSMCGPKFCSMKITQEVRDFAAAQGVGETDALAQGMAAKSQEFKQVGGELYIPIKPQA; this comes from the coding sequence ATGAATGCCCCCGATCCTGCCGTCGCCCTCGACACCCTGAACGAGCTCACCCGCCTGACGCGTGAGCCCTTGCCGGCCTCCCGCAAGGTCTACGTGGAGGGCAGTCACCCGGGCGTGCGTGTTCCCATGCGTGAGGTCTCGCTCACCAACGGCGAAGCGGTCACGCTGTACGACTGCTCCGGCCCCTACACCGACCCCGCCGTGGCCATCGACGTGACGAAGGGCCTGCCGCCCGTGCGGGAGGCCGCCGTGGTGGCCCGCGGCGACACCGAGCTGTATGCCGGCCGCAGCGTGCAGGCCATGGACGACGGACTGCTGCCCGGCGAGCGCCACGACGCCCGCATGGCCGCCCTGCGCGAGGCCGCCGCGGGTCTGCAGCGCCAGCCGCGCCGCGCCAAGGCCGGCCACAACGTGTCTCAGATGCACTATGCGCGCCGCGGCATCATCACGCCCGAAATGGAATTCGTGGCCCTGCGCGAGAACCAGCGTCGACTGGACCTGGCCGAAGACTGGCGCAGCAAGTACGGCGCCGACGCCGAGCGCGAGGCCCGCCTGCGTGGCAACCCGATGGGCGCCATGATTCCGCGTGAGATCACACCCGAATTCGTGCGCGACGAGGTGGCCCGTGGCCGCGCCGTGATCCCCGCCAACATCAACCACACCGAGCTGGAGCCGATGATCATCGGCCGCAACTTCCTGGTGAAGATCAACGCGAACATCGGCAACAGCGCCGTGACCTCGTCGATCGAAGAAGAAGTGGAGAAGCTGGTGTGGTCGATCCGCTGGGGCGGCGACACCGTGATGGACCTGTCCACCGGCAAACACATCCACACCACGCGCGACTGGATCGTGCGCAACAGCCCCGTGCCCATCGGCACCGTGCCCATCTACCAGGCGCTGGAGAAGGTGGGCGGTGTGGCCGAAGACCTCACATGGGAGATCTTCCGTGACACGCTGATCGAGCAGGCCGAACAGGGCGTGGACTACTTCACCATCCACGCCGGCCTGCGCCTGCACCACATCCCGATGACGGCCAAGCGTCGCACCGGCATCGTCTCGCGCGGCGGCTCGATCCTGGCCAAGTGGTGCATCGCCCACCATCAGGAAAACTTCCTGTACACGCGCTTCGAAGAGATCTGCGAGATCATGAAGGCGTACGACGTGACGTTCTCGCTGGGCGATGGGCTGCGCCCCGGCTGCCTGAGCGACGCGAACGACGAGGCGCAGTTCGCCGAGCTGAAGACACTGGGCGAGCTGACGCAGATTGCGTGGAAGCACGATGTGCAGACGATCATCGAGGGCCCGGGCCACGTGCCGATGCACATGATCCAGGCCAACATGGACGAGCAGCTCAAGCACTGCGCCGAGGCGCCCTTCTACACGCTGGGCCCGCTGACGATCGACATCGCGCCGGGCTACGACCACATTGCCTCGGCCATTGGCGCGGCCATGATCGGCTGGATGGGCACGGCCATGCTGTGCTACGTGACGCCCAAGGAGCACCTGGGCCTGCCCAACCGCGACGATGTGAAGCAGGGGCTGATCGCCTACAAGATCGCGGCGCATGCGGCCGACGTGGCCAAGGGCCATCCGGGCGCGCGGGCACGCGACGACGCGCTCTCGCAGGCGCGCTTCGACTTCCGCTGGCAGGACCAGTTCAACCTGGGCCTGGACCCCGAAACGGCACGCGACTTCCACGACGAAACGCTGCCCAAGGACGCGGCCAAGGTGGCGCACTTCTGCTCGATGTGCGGGCCGAAGTTCTGCTCGATGAAGATCACGCAGGAGGTGCGGGACTTTGCCGCGGCGCAGGGCGTGGGCGAAACCGACGCGCTCGCGCAGGGCATGGCAGCCAAATCGCAGGAGTTCAAGCAGGTGGGCGGCGAACTCTACATCCCGATCAAGCCGCAGGCCTGA
- the ppk2 gene encoding polyphosphate kinase 2 — translation MDKPAKPASSRPAAPRKTTRAAARTARAPRRAVAGDVIHSTRPDHIATAVAQEATVARQYAQVAALDDIVRQTPPEELARAIDSLLEGASPDDAAVLRAALQGRLDRHAPRVNPDEELAPTWRDASTYPYRNLMARKSYEKQKYRLQVELLKLQAWVKATGQKVVILFEGRDAAGKGGTIKRFMEHLNPRGARVVALEKPSEVEKGQWYFQRYVQHLPTAGEIVLFDRSWYNRAGVEHVMGFCSAEEYREFMRQAPEFERNLVRSGVHLIKFWFSVSRKEQRRRFKERETHPLKQWKLSPVDLASLDKWDDYTRAKEAMFFHTDTADAPWTVIKSDCKKRARLNAMRYVLHKLPYANRDLSHVAQPDPLLVGRANVVYERGEHPGEVPVEA, via the coding sequence ATGGACAAACCCGCCAAGCCTGCTTCTTCCCGCCCCGCCGCCCCGCGCAAGACAACCCGCGCCGCAGCCCGGACTGCCCGCGCACCGCGCCGTGCGGTGGCAGGTGACGTGATCCACAGTACCCGACCCGATCACATTGCGACGGCGGTCGCGCAGGAAGCGACCGTGGCCCGCCAGTACGCCCAGGTGGCCGCACTCGACGACATCGTGCGGCAGACCCCGCCCGAAGAGCTGGCCCGGGCGATCGACTCGCTGCTGGAGGGCGCCTCGCCCGATGACGCGGCCGTGCTGCGCGCCGCGCTGCAGGGGCGACTCGACCGCCATGCACCGCGCGTCAACCCCGACGAGGAACTGGCGCCCACGTGGCGTGATGCCTCGACCTACCCGTACCGCAACCTCATGGCCCGCAAGAGCTATGAGAAGCAGAAGTACCGCCTGCAGGTGGAACTGCTGAAGCTGCAGGCCTGGGTCAAGGCGACCGGCCAGAAGGTGGTGATCCTGTTCGAGGGTCGCGATGCGGCCGGCAAGGGTGGCACCATCAAACGCTTCATGGAGCACCTCAACCCACGGGGCGCCCGCGTGGTCGCGCTGGAAAAACCCAGCGAAGTCGAAAAGGGTCAGTGGTACTTCCAGCGCTATGTGCAGCACCTGCCCACAGCCGGCGAGATCGTGCTGTTCGACCGCAGCTGGTACAACCGCGCCGGCGTGGAACACGTGATGGGCTTCTGCTCGGCCGAGGAGTACCGCGAGTTCATGCGCCAGGCGCCGGAGTTCGAGCGCAACCTGGTGCGGTCGGGCGTGCACCTGATCAAGTTCTGGTTCTCGGTGAGCCGCAAGGAGCAGCGCCGCCGCTTCAAGGAGCGTGAAACGCACCCGCTCAAGCAGTGGAAGCTCTCGCCGGTGGACCTGGCCTCACTCGACAAGTGGGACGACTACACGCGCGCCAAGGAAGCGATGTTCTTCCACACCGACACGGCCGATGCGCCGTGGACCGTGATCAAGAGCGATTGCAAGAAGCGCGCACGCCTGAACGCCATGCGCTATGTGCTGCACAAGCTGCCCTACGCCAACCGCGATCTGAGCCACGTGGCCCAGCCCGACCCCTTGCTGGTGGGCCGCGCCAACGTGGTGTACGAACGCGGCGAGCACCCCGGCGAGGTGCCGGTGGAGGCCTGA
- a CDS encoding thiazole synthase: MLPPNPTTPPDDTWRIGDTVLHSRFLLGTAGYPSPQALQDAIVASGSQVLTLGLKRTLALPGGGDNGFVQIIRDTARARGAHLLPNTAGCRSAREAVTLAHMARELLGTHWIKLEVVGDEQTLQPDPFELVDAARQLVADGFEVLPYCTDDLVSGQRLVDAGCRVLMPWAAPIGSGLGLLNPWALRTLRARLPGVTLIVDAGLGAPSHAAAALELGFDAVLLNSAVSQSRDPVGMAAAFRDAVAGGRAGFRAGLMATSDVAIATTPVGGQPFVLL, from the coding sequence ATGCTCCCCCCGAACCCCACCACCCCACCTGACGACACCTGGCGCATCGGCGACACGGTGCTGCACAGCCGCTTTCTGCTCGGCACAGCCGGCTACCCCTCACCACAGGCCTTGCAGGACGCCATCGTGGCCTCGGGCAGCCAGGTGCTGACACTGGGCCTCAAGCGCACGCTGGCCCTGCCGGGCGGTGGCGACAACGGCTTTGTGCAGATCATCCGCGACACGGCCCGCGCCCGCGGTGCCCATCTGCTGCCCAACACCGCCGGTTGCCGCAGCGCCCGTGAGGCCGTCACCCTGGCCCACATGGCGCGCGAGCTGCTCGGCACGCACTGGATCAAGCTGGAGGTGGTGGGCGACGAACAGACCCTGCAGCCCGACCCCTTCGAGCTGGTCGACGCGGCGCGCCAACTCGTGGCCGACGGCTTCGAGGTGCTGCCCTACTGCACCGACGACCTGGTGAGCGGCCAGCGGCTGGTGGACGCGGGCTGCCGCGTGCTGATGCCGTGGGCCGCGCCGATCGGCTCGGGCCTCGGCCTGCTCAATCCGTGGGCCTTGCGCACGCTGCGCGCCCGGCTGCCCGGTGTCACGTTGATCGTCGATGCCGGACTGGGCGCCCCGTCGCACGCGGCCGCTGCCCTGGAGCTCGGGTTCGATGCGGTGCTGTTGAACTCGGCCGTGTCGCAATCGCGCGATCCGGTGGGCATGGCCGCGGCTTTCCGTGACGCCGTGGCCGGTGGCCGCGCCGGCTTCCGCGCCGGGCTGATGGCCACCAGCGACGTGGCGATCGCCACCACGCCCGTGGGCGGACAACCTTTCGTGCTGCTGTGA
- a CDS encoding bifunctional hydroxymethylpyrimidine kinase/phosphomethylpyrimidine kinase, which translates to MTLDSTPTAAARPVVWSIAGLDPAGGAGLSADQRAADALGVHLCPVAAVLTAQHSQGVTALFSVPPEQLHAQLAALAEDLPPRVIKTGLLGSVAAVQAVARWVDHFRAQTPPGADPHRQLALVVDPVLGASAGGVPFSTEAVLEAYRQWLLPRATVVTPNRAEARRLLKQQGGHSGSRQELPALAVGLMGLGARSVVITGGDAPPHAADDSHPGWCLDWLASVQAHGWLCAPRIDTPHHHGTGCTFATGVAAAWALGHVEADAIVLAHMLTRDALAASHAAGRGAGPVKARAGFAKPGRARLPWLGLGDELPWQLSHGQPAGQPPPRPRPAPLFAPFRAPCDGLYGILPDSQELGHALNAGLRLVQLRHKPHEGLDAHLAHSLSLCAERGAQLFVNDHWRDALALPPRVSAEPGFRLGLHLGQEDLLALNAADKAMLLAERDRVMLGLSSHSLWELARAAGCGASLIACGPVMPTTTKDMPWRPQGEHNLRWWVAHSPAPVVAIGGLLTPQDVARFAACGPAAVCVVRGLGEGAAEMAARAPALRAAAATPRDGRRAPALPAPVLDTGR; encoded by the coding sequence GTGACCCTCGACTCGACCCCCACGGCAGCGGCACGTCCCGTCGTCTGGAGCATCGCTGGCCTGGACCCCGCCGGCGGTGCCGGCCTGAGCGCCGATCAGCGCGCAGCCGATGCGCTCGGCGTGCACCTGTGCCCGGTGGCGGCCGTGCTGACGGCGCAGCATTCGCAAGGCGTGACCGCGCTGTTTTCCGTGCCGCCCGAGCAGCTGCACGCGCAGCTGGCCGCGCTGGCCGAAGACCTGCCGCCCCGCGTCATCAAGACCGGGCTGCTGGGCAGCGTGGCCGCCGTGCAGGCCGTGGCGCGCTGGGTGGATCACTTCCGCGCCCAGACACCACCTGGCGCCGACCCGCATCGGCAACTGGCCCTGGTCGTCGACCCGGTGCTCGGCGCCTCGGCAGGCGGTGTGCCGTTCAGCACCGAGGCCGTGCTCGAGGCCTATCGGCAGTGGCTGCTGCCGAGGGCCACGGTGGTGACACCCAACCGGGCTGAAGCGCGCCGGCTGCTGAAGCAGCAGGGCGGGCACTCGGGCTCACGGCAGGAACTGCCGGCACTGGCCGTCGGGCTCATGGGCCTGGGCGCCCGCAGTGTGGTGATCACCGGAGGCGACGCCCCGCCCCATGCAGCGGATGACAGCCACCCCGGCTGGTGCCTGGACTGGCTCGCCTCGGTACAGGCCCACGGCTGGCTGTGCGCCCCCCGGATCGACACGCCGCACCACCACGGCACGGGCTGCACCTTTGCCACCGGCGTGGCGGCCGCATGGGCACTCGGCCATGTCGAAGCCGATGCCATCGTGCTGGCCCACATGCTGACGCGCGACGCCCTGGCGGCCTCGCACGCAGCCGGGCGGGGCGCAGGCCCCGTGAAGGCCCGCGCCGGCTTTGCGAAGCCGGGACGTGCCCGCCTGCCGTGGCTGGGCCTGGGCGACGAACTGCCCTGGCAGCTGAGCCACGGCCAGCCCGCTGGCCAGCCCCCCCCGCGCCCGCGCCCTGCCCCGCTGTTTGCACCGTTTCGCGCGCCCTGCGACGGCCTCTACGGCATCCTGCCCGACAGCCAGGAACTGGGGCACGCCCTGAATGCCGGCTTGCGGCTGGTGCAGCTGCGACACAAGCCGCACGAGGGTCTGGATGCCCATCTGGCTCACAGCCTGAGCCTCTGCGCCGAGCGGGGTGCGCAGCTCTTCGTCAACGACCACTGGCGCGACGCGCTCGCCCTGCCCCCGCGCGTCTCGGCCGAGCCCGGCTTCCGGCTGGGCCTGCACCTGGGCCAGGAAGACCTGCTGGCCCTGAACGCCGCAGACAAGGCCATGCTGCTGGCCGAGCGCGACCGGGTCATGCTGGGACTGAGCTCACACAGCCTGTGGGAACTGGCGCGTGCCGCCGGCTGCGGTGCCAGCCTGATCGCCTGCGGCCCGGTGATGCCCACCACCACGAAGGACATGCCCTGGCGCCCTCAGGGCGAGCACAACCTGCGTTGGTGGGTGGCGCACAGCCCGGCCCCCGTGGTGGCGATCGGCGGGCTGCTCACACCGCAGGACGTGGCCCGCTTTGCGGCCTGCGGGCCGGCCGCCGTGTGCGTGGTGCGCGGGCTGGGCGAAGGGGCCGCCGAGATGGCCGCCCGTGCGCCGGCCCTGCGTGCGGCCGCGGCCACCCCGCGCGACGGACGCCGCGCCCCTGCATTGCCTGCGCCGGTGCTGGACACGGGCCGATGA
- the bioB gene encoding biotin synthase BioB yields the protein MSQCATSSTAAPVSEPAAQPVQIVPRKAVLNSHGCGGDCTDPNFDNGRWPRSKVLELFNLPFNDLLWQAQQVHRQHWDANEIEHATLLSVKTGGCPEDCGYCPQSASHDTGVEASKLMSPDEVREAVVAARDAGASRFCMGAAWRAPKDRDIEKVAELIGVIKEEGLEACCTLGMLTDTQAQALKDAGLDYYNHNLDTAPELYGDIITTRDMQDRLDTLAHVRSASIKVCSGGIVGMGETREGRAGLIAQLANLPTYPESVPINDLVRVPGTPLADTPQLDPLEFVRTIAVARITMPTARVRLSAGRQAMSEAVQALCFLAGANSIFYGDKLLTTGNPEFDKDQALMAKLGLKSGKAVTARAAG from the coding sequence ATGTCCCAGTGCGCCACCTCCTCCACCGCCGCCCCCGTGTCCGAGCCGGCCGCCCAGCCCGTTCAGATCGTGCCCCGCAAGGCGGTGCTCAACAGCCATGGCTGCGGCGGCGACTGCACCGACCCGAACTTCGACAACGGCCGCTGGCCGCGTTCGAAGGTGCTCGAACTGTTCAACCTGCCCTTCAACGACCTGCTGTGGCAGGCCCAGCAGGTGCACCGTCAGCACTGGGACGCCAACGAGATCGAACACGCCACGCTGCTGTCGGTCAAGACCGGCGGCTGCCCCGAAGACTGCGGCTACTGCCCGCAATCGGCCAGCCATGACACGGGGGTCGAGGCCAGCAAGCTGATGTCGCCCGATGAAGTGCGCGAGGCCGTCGTGGCCGCGCGCGACGCCGGCGCCAGCCGCTTCTGCATGGGCGCCGCCTGGCGTGCGCCGAAGGACCGCGACATCGAAAAGGTGGCCGAGCTGATCGGCGTGATCAAGGAAGAAGGCCTGGAAGCCTGCTGCACGCTGGGCATGCTGACCGACACGCAGGCGCAGGCCCTGAAGGACGCCGGCCTCGATTACTACAACCACAACCTCGACACCGCACCCGAGCTGTACGGCGACATCATCACCACGCGCGACATGCAGGACCGCCTGGACACGCTGGCCCACGTGCGCAGCGCCAGCATCAAGGTGTGCAGCGGCGGCATCGTCGGCATGGGCGAAACCCGCGAAGGCCGCGCCGGCCTGATCGCGCAACTGGCCAACCTGCCGACTTACCCCGAGTCGGTGCCCATCAACGACCTGGTGCGCGTGCCCGGCACCCCGCTGGCCGACACGCCGCAGCTCGACCCGCTGGAGTTCGTGCGCACGATCGCGGTGGCCCGCATCACCATGCCGACGGCCCGCGTGCGCCTGTCGGCCGGCCGTCAGGCCATGAGCGAAGCGGTGCAGGCACTGTGCTTCCTGGCCGGCGCCAACTCCATCTTCTACGGCGACAAGCTGTTGACCACCGGCAACCCCGAGTTCGACAAGGACCAGGCGCTGATGGCCAAGCTGGGCCTCAAGAGCGGCAAGGCCGTCACCGCGCGCGCCGCGGGCTGA